A genomic window from Flintibacter sp. KGMB00164 includes:
- a CDS encoding cation transporter: MKKTFQMIDLDCANCAAKMERAIQNIDGVTHATVSFMTQKLTLEADDARFDQIVKEAVKACKKVEPDCEIVVK, from the coding sequence ATGAAAAAGACCTTTCAGATGATCGACCTGGACTGTGCCAACTGTGCCGCCAAGATGGAGCGTGCCATCCAGAACATTGACGGCGTCACCCACGCCACCGTCAGCTTTATGACCCAGAAGCTCACCCTGGAGGCGGACGACGCACGCTTTGATCAGATCGTAAAGGAAGCGGTGAAGGCCTGCAAGAAGGTGGAGCCTGACTGCGAGATCGTGGTCAAGTAA
- a CDS encoding metalloregulator ArsR/SmtB family transcription factor — MEQERDQDLCCAITQVHTDAVEHVRAQLPQDETLYDLAELFKIFGDSTRVKILYALLESELCVCDIAKLMDVSQSAVSHQLRVLKASKLVKFRREGKTIYYSLADNHVVSILNQGMEHIEEE; from the coding sequence ATGGAGCAGGAGCGGGACCAGGATCTGTGCTGTGCCATCACCCAGGTACACACCGACGCGGTGGAACATGTCCGCGCCCAGCTGCCCCAGGACGAGACGCTTTACGACCTGGCAGAGCTGTTCAAGATCTTCGGGGACAGCACCCGGGTGAAAATTCTCTATGCCCTGCTGGAGTCGGAGCTGTGCGTGTGCGACATCGCAAAGCTCATGGATGTGAGCCAGTCTGCCGTCTCCCATCAGCTGCGGGTCTTGAAGGCCAGCAAGCTGGTAAAATTCCGCCGGGAGGGCAAGACCATCTACTACTCCCTGGCCGATAACCACGTGGTAAGTATTTTGAATCAAGGAATGGAACATATTGAGGAGGAATAA
- a CDS encoding DUF4358 domain-containing protein codes for MKHRTYALLLAATLSVSLLAGCGSSNGANSSQSSDNSSISSSQGSQSSSGSDVSTPDASGSGSDVSTSASGSTSTPDGSQGETQEQAKLTLSRTGFTLFSAGSSYTLKVDGVAEGTKVTFKSGNPDVATVDENGKVVAVKPGNTKITVTAGDQTATCVVACKWEEEKPSTGGGSSSGGGSSSGGGTTTPDPQPSKVDLAAFYSSVTSKYSMPNLSLADSTMLDNYYAGLSSVATEQSQVYINMMSMNMGEMALVQVKDSKDVATVKAIFQARIDSMVNGGAWYPEPTRIWTEQSRVVSNGNYVMMVVGEDCDSIVKDFNALF; via the coding sequence ATGAAACACCGCACTTATGCTCTGCTTCTTGCCGCGACCCTCTCCGTCTCTCTGCTGGCCGGCTGCGGCTCCAGCAATGGCGCAAACAGCAGCCAGAGCTCTGATAACAGCAGCATCTCCTCCAGCCAGGGCAGCCAGTCTTCTTCCGGCTCCGACGTGAGCACCCCTGACGCCTCTGGCTCCGGCTCTGACGTGAGCACTTCCGCCTCCGGCAGCACCAGCACCCCCGACGGCTCCCAGGGCGAGACTCAGGAGCAGGCCAAGCTGACCCTGAGCCGCACCGGCTTTACCCTCTTCTCCGCCGGTTCCAGCTATACCCTGAAGGTGGACGGCGTGGCCGAGGGCACCAAGGTGACCTTCAAGTCCGGCAACCCCGACGTGGCTACCGTGGATGAGAACGGCAAGGTGGTAGCCGTCAAGCCCGGCAATACCAAGATCACCGTCACCGCCGGCGACCAGACTGCTACCTGCGTGGTTGCCTGTAAGTGGGAGGAGGAGAAGCCCTCCACCGGCGGCGGCTCCAGCTCTGGCGGCGGTTCCAGCTCCGGCGGCGGTACCACCACCCCGGATCCCCAGCCCAGCAAGGTGGACCTGGCGGCTTTCTACAGCTCCGTCACCTCTAAGTACTCCATGCCCAACCTGAGCCTGGCTGATTCTACCATGCTGGACAACTACTACGCCGGCCTGAGCAGCGTGGCTACCGAGCAGAGCCAGGTATACATCAACATGATGTCCATGAACATGGGTGAGATGGCCCTGGTCCAGGTAAAGGACAGCAAGGACGTGGCCACTGTGAAGGCCATCTTCCAGGCCCGTATTGATTCCATGGTCAACGGCGGAGCTTGGTATCCCGAGCCCACCCGCATCTGGACCGAGCAGTCTCGCGTGGTTTCCAACGGCAACTACGTGATGATGGTGGTCGGCGAGGACTGCGATTCCATCGTGAAGGATTTTAATGCTCTGTTTTGA
- a CDS encoding MBOAT family protein — protein sequence MVFSTPIFLFYFLALTLLVYYLVPRKGRNVVLLISSLFFYYWGEREYVAIMFLSTAIDYTHGMLVERCKNKGNDKGARLAVASSIIFNLALLLFFKYWDFLAGSLQAMGLTFMPVLGIHLPIGISFYTFQTMSYTIDVYRGDTRAQRSIINFGTFVTLFPQLIAGPIIKYKDLGDQINERTTSTEKFASGVQMFMVGMAKKVLVANNVGMLWEAYKAMTAGELTVLGAWLGVIAFTFQIYFDFSGYSDMAVGLGRMLGFEFLPNFNYPYISKSITEFWRRWHISLSTWFREYLYIPLGGNRCSKPRWMFNLLVVWAATGIWHGASWNYLIWGLYFFVLLMLEKFFLLKVLNKAPAVVGHIYTLFFVVVSWAIFAIEDFAQLGAYLKVMFGLGGVPLVDAQLGYYVTSYLPILLVAAVASTPLGAKLYHKLKPRAAEVVCTVLVLAGLVVCTAYLVDGTYNPFLYFRF from the coding sequence ATGGTTTTTTCGACCCCAATCTTTCTATTCTATTTTCTGGCTTTGACCCTGCTGGTCTATTACCTGGTGCCCCGGAAGGGGCGCAACGTGGTACTGCTCATTTCGTCCCTGTTCTTCTATTACTGGGGCGAGCGAGAGTATGTAGCCATCATGTTCCTGTCCACCGCCATCGACTATACCCACGGTATGTTGGTGGAGCGGTGCAAGAACAAAGGCAATGACAAAGGAGCCCGGCTGGCGGTGGCCTCGTCCATCATCTTCAACCTGGCGCTGCTGCTGTTCTTCAAGTACTGGGACTTCCTGGCCGGTTCGCTGCAGGCCATGGGCCTGACCTTCATGCCGGTGCTGGGCATCCATCTGCCCATCGGTATCTCCTTCTATACCTTCCAGACCATGAGCTACACCATCGACGTGTATCGCGGAGATACCCGTGCCCAGCGCAGCATCATCAACTTCGGCACCTTCGTTACCCTGTTCCCCCAGCTCATTGCCGGTCCTATCATTAAATATAAGGACTTGGGCGATCAGATCAACGAGCGCACTACCTCTACCGAGAAGTTTGCCTCCGGCGTGCAGATGTTTATGGTCGGCATGGCAAAGAAGGTACTGGTGGCCAACAACGTGGGCATGCTGTGGGAGGCCTATAAGGCCATGACCGCCGGAGAGCTCACTGTGTTGGGCGCGTGGCTGGGCGTGATCGCCTTTACCTTCCAGATCTACTTCGACTTCTCCGGCTATTCTGACATGGCGGTAGGCTTGGGCCGGATGCTGGGCTTTGAATTCCTGCCCAACTTCAATTACCCCTATATCTCCAAGAGCATTACCGAGTTCTGGCGGCGCTGGCACATCTCCCTGTCCACCTGGTTCCGGGAGTACCTGTATATCCCCCTGGGAGGCAACCGCTGCTCTAAGCCCCGGTGGATGTTCAACCTGCTGGTGGTGTGGGCCGCCACCGGTATCTGGCACGGCGCCAGCTGGAACTACCTTATCTGGGGCCTGTACTTCTTTGTGCTGCTGATGCTGGAGAAGTTCTTCCTGCTCAAAGTTCTGAACAAGGCTCCCGCTGTGGTGGGCCATATCTACACCCTGTTCTTTGTGGTGGTCAGCTGGGCCATCTTCGCCATTGAGGACTTTGCTCAGCTGGGCGCCTACCTGAAGGTGATGTTCGGCTTAGGCGGCGTGCCTCTGGTGGATGCTCAACTGGGCTACTACGTGACCAGCTACCTGCCCATTCTGCTGGTGGCCGCTGTGGCCTCCACTCCCTTGGGCGCCAAGCTGTACCATAAGCTCAAGCCCCGGGCGGCTGAGGTTGTGTGTACGGTGCTGGTGCTGGCGGGACTGGTTGTGTGCACCGCCTATCTGGTAGACGGCACCTACAACCCCTTCCTGTATTTCCGCTTCTAA
- a CDS encoding DHHW family protein, with translation MNKKYCIFLTILFSLFIGGILVGSLLAPDQEFSELENRYLQTPPKLSLENLESGKFMEDAEDYVNDHVIGRDFWVALKAWSERLSGKQENNGVYFGKEDTLLNRLDEPDYDTLMTSAGYVNDLVYNLNVPVYFGIIPSSTEIWSDRLPAGAPTADEKAIIDDLYDTVQTFTIDMYSALEEHKDEEIYYRTDHHWTSLGAYYGYTALMEAMGMEAAPLDESAKVTVSDSFYGTTFSTSGVRWVAPDHIDRYISGDGVKVTGYPEGSPVESSLYVDSYLDKKDKYSSFLGGNQPLCVIETEHTDAPKVLVIRDSYSDSLAPFLTQSFSEIHLFDTRMNKTSIKAYVEENEIDQVVVLYSISNFISSSKDMFLLGR, from the coding sequence ATGAATAAAAAGTATTGCATCTTTTTGACGATCCTGTTTTCCCTGTTCATCGGCGGGATTTTGGTGGGCAGTTTGCTGGCTCCGGATCAGGAGTTTTCTGAGCTGGAAAACCGTTATCTGCAGACGCCCCCTAAGCTGAGCCTGGAGAACCTGGAAAGCGGTAAGTTTATGGAGGACGCGGAAGACTACGTCAATGACCACGTGATCGGCCGAGACTTCTGGGTGGCCCTGAAGGCCTGGAGCGAGCGGCTGAGCGGCAAACAGGAGAACAACGGGGTCTACTTCGGCAAGGAGGACACCCTGCTCAACCGCCTGGACGAGCCGGACTACGACACGCTGATGACCAGCGCTGGATACGTCAACGACCTGGTGTACAATTTGAACGTGCCCGTCTATTTCGGCATTATCCCCTCCTCCACGGAGATCTGGTCCGACCGGCTGCCCGCCGGAGCGCCCACTGCCGATGAGAAGGCCATCATTGACGATCTTTACGACACAGTGCAGACTTTCACCATTGACATGTACTCCGCTCTGGAAGAGCACAAGGACGAGGAGATCTACTACCGCACCGACCACCACTGGACCAGCCTGGGCGCCTACTACGGTTACACAGCCCTGATGGAGGCCATGGGGATGGAGGCGGCTCCTCTGGACGAGAGCGCCAAGGTAACGGTGTCCGACTCCTTCTATGGTACCACCTTCTCCACCTCCGGTGTGCGGTGGGTGGCCCCCGACCACATCGACCGGTATATCTCCGGCGACGGCGTGAAAGTCACCGGCTATCCCGAGGGAAGCCCGGTGGAGAGCAGCCTGTATGTGGACAGCTATCTGGATAAGAAGGACAAATATTCCTCGTTCCTGGGCGGCAACCAGCCTCTGTGCGTCATCGAGACCGAGCACACCGACGCCCCCAAGGTGCTGGTGATCCGGGACTCCTACTCCGACTCTCTGGCTCCCTTCCTGACCCAGAGCTTTTCTGAGATCCACCTCTTTGATACCCGTATGAACAAGACCAGTATCAAAGCTTACGTGGAGGAAAACGAGATCGACCAGGTGGTGGTGCTGTACAGCATCTCCAACTTCATCTCCTCCAGCAAGGACATGTTCCTGCTGGGCCGATAA
- a CDS encoding 4Fe-4S cluster-binding domain-containing protein has product MICDLCPWQCHALRTSERGDGLCGMPEGPMVARAALHMWEEPPISGTRGSGTVFFSGCPLGCVFCQNEKISHEHFGKALTLTELEQVCENLIAQGAHNLNFVTPTHYAHVLRALLTRYRPTVPVVWNTGGYERLETLHSLDGLVDIYLPDLKYLDGNAAERYSAAPDYPQYAVQAIQEMVRQVGPCQFDENGLMKKGVIIRHLILPGQVDGAKAVMDWVAEIFPKGTVLFSLMSQYTPWGDLSNVPEIDRRLRRGEINSAIQYMQNLGLDGFCQERTSAKEEYTPPFDLTGLLFSKEK; this is encoded by the coding sequence ATGATCTGCGATCTCTGTCCCTGGCAATGCCATGCCCTGCGCACCTCTGAGCGCGGAGACGGGCTGTGCGGGATGCCCGAAGGCCCTATGGTGGCTCGGGCAGCCCTCCACATGTGGGAGGAACCCCCCATTTCCGGCACCCGAGGGTCGGGCACGGTGTTCTTCTCCGGGTGCCCACTGGGCTGCGTGTTCTGCCAGAACGAGAAGATCAGCCACGAGCACTTCGGGAAGGCCCTCACTCTGACGGAGCTGGAGCAGGTGTGTGAAAACCTCATCGCCCAGGGAGCCCACAACCTCAACTTTGTCACCCCCACCCATTATGCCCACGTGCTCCGTGCGCTGTTGACCCGGTACCGTCCTACGGTTCCAGTGGTGTGGAACACAGGCGGGTATGAGCGCCTGGAAACTTTGCACAGTTTGGACGGACTTGTGGATATTTACCTCCCGGATTTAAAGTATCTGGACGGAAACGCCGCCGAGCGCTACTCTGCCGCCCCGGATTATCCACAATACGCGGTGCAAGCCATTCAGGAGATGGTGCGCCAGGTAGGCCCCTGCCAGTTTGATGAGAACGGCTTGATGAAAAAGGGCGTCATCATCCGCCATCTGATTTTGCCCGGACAGGTGGACGGGGCGAAGGCGGTGATGGACTGGGTTGCGGAAATCTTCCCCAAGGGGACGGTGCTCTTTTCCCTGATGAGCCAGTACACCCCCTGGGGCGACCTCTCCAACGTGCCGGAGATCGACCGCCGCCTGCGCCGGGGAGAGATAAACTCTGCGATTCAATATATGCAGAATTTAGGGCTGGACGGCTTTTGTCAGGAGCGCACCAGCGCCAAAGAGGAGTACACCCCGCCCTTCGACTTAACAGGTCTACTTTTCTCGAAAGAAAAGTAG
- the mutY gene encoding A/G-specific adenine glycosylase translates to MQPLEQLPIPLFLWYREHARVLPWRQDSTPYRVWVSEIMLQQTRVAAVLDYYRRFLQAAPTVQDLAALPEDALMKLWQGLGYYSRARNLQKAARQIVEDWGGVFPNTYESIRSLAGVGDYTAGAIASIAFGIPVPAVDGNVLRVVTRLTADPSDILAASTKKRITAALQQVIPTAQPGQFNQAMMELGATVCLPNGAPLCEKCPAAEFCQAFQQGRTGEFPVKAPKKPRRIEKRRVYLIFSDRGVALRRRPERGLLAGLWEYPNELEGETAIPAQLGLSPDECKRVTTGKHIFSHIEWHMTACTAQVEPEALPDGWVWADRGALERDYAVPNAFSAFSDAVAQHLGYF, encoded by the coding sequence ATGCAGCCATTGGAACAACTGCCCATCCCTCTGTTTCTGTGGTACCGGGAGCACGCCCGGGTTCTGCCCTGGCGGCAGGACTCTACCCCCTATCGGGTTTGGGTGTCGGAAATCATGCTCCAACAGACCCGGGTAGCGGCGGTGCTGGACTATTATCGCCGTTTTTTGCAGGCCGCACCCACCGTGCAGGATCTGGCCGCTCTGCCTGAGGACGCGCTTATGAAACTGTGGCAGGGACTGGGCTATTACAGCCGGGCCCGCAACCTGCAAAAGGCCGCCCGGCAGATCGTAGAGGACTGGGGCGGGGTATTTCCGAATACTTATGAGAGCATCCGCTCTCTGGCCGGTGTGGGGGATTATACCGCCGGAGCCATTGCATCCATCGCCTTCGGCATTCCGGTGCCTGCGGTGGACGGGAATGTGCTGCGGGTGGTGACCCGGCTCACCGCCGATCCTTCGGATATTCTGGCCGCCTCCACCAAAAAGCGCATCACCGCCGCCCTTCAGCAGGTCATCCCCACCGCCCAGCCCGGGCAGTTCAATCAGGCCATGATGGAGCTGGGAGCCACCGTCTGCCTGCCCAACGGGGCGCCTCTGTGCGAGAAATGCCCGGCCGCCGAGTTCTGTCAGGCCTTTCAGCAGGGCCGCACCGGGGAGTTTCCGGTAAAAGCCCCTAAAAAACCCAGGCGGATCGAAAAGCGGCGGGTGTACCTGATCTTCTCCGACCGGGGCGTGGCTCTCCGCCGCCGTCCGGAGCGGGGCCTGTTAGCGGGACTTTGGGAATACCCCAACGAGCTGGAGGGAGAGACCGCCATCCCGGCGCAGCTGGGACTCTCTCCCGACGAATGTAAGAGAGTGACCACCGGCAAGCACATTTTCTCTCACATCGAGTGGCACATGACCGCCTGCACCGCCCAGGTGGAGCCGGAGGCCCTGCCCGACGGCTGGGTGTGGGCTGACCGGGGCGCGCTGGAGCGGGACTACGCGGTCCCCAACGCCTTCTCTGCCTTTTCTGATGCAGTCGCCCAGCACCTGGGTTATTTTTAA
- a CDS encoding C-GCAxxG-C-C family protein — protein MTRMEEVKYLRTEPNGRHYNCAQSLLVPFASEVGLDKEQADKLGSFFGSGMLHGSACGALSATQMILGMAGYDSQQARQIIHDFRQRHQATDCTTLLTLAKEQGIPRKDHCDALVFEMAELLEEIFASKGE, from the coding sequence ATGACCCGTATGGAAGAAGTCAAGTACCTGCGCACCGAGCCCAACGGCCGCCACTATAACTGCGCCCAGTCCCTGCTGGTCCCCTTTGCCTCTGAGGTTGGCCTGGACAAGGAGCAGGCGGACAAGCTGGGCAGCTTCTTTGGCTCCGGCATGCTTCACGGCTCCGCCTGCGGTGCCCTGAGCGCCACCCAGATGATCCTGGGCATGGCTGGCTACGACAGCCAGCAGGCCCGCCAGATCATCCACGATTTCCGCCAGCGCCACCAGGCCACCGACTGCACCACCCTTCTGACCCTGGCCAAGGAACAGGGCATCCCCCGCAAGGACCACTGCGACGCGCTGGTCTTTGAGATGGCTGAGCTGCTGGAGGAGATTTTTGCCTCCAAGGGCGAGTAA
- the recG gene encoding ATP-dependent DNA helicase RecG — MDITLNTPLTDFPGVGPARSAKLEKLGLTRVRDLMTYFPRDYEDRRKIWSIRSAPLGVKVCVQAMAAEHPRLSRIRKGMELVKVKAVDHAGALHITFFNQSYVERAIQAGEEYVFWGVVEEQGSRRTMVNPIFERTDRQAVTGCILPVYPLTAGISNHLLCSLIRPAVEACAAQMPESLPRSVRLEHELAQTEFSFRNIHFPDSPESLDLARRRLTFEELFYLSTGLAMLKHRRGDAAGRVVPSRPLEEFLSLLPFPPTQAQRRVMGEVAADLSSGRSMNRLVQGDVGSGKTVVAAWGAYLAAKAGMQTALMAPTEVLAQQHARSLSALLEPAGVRVGLLTGSFTPAQKKKLRQAIAQGDVDLVVGTHALISQDVEFHDLGLMVADEQHRFGVAQRSALAAKGHAPHVLVMSATPIPRTLALIIYGDLDVSVIDQLPPGRTPVETYVVHEDKRQRMYNFVRKLVGEGRQAYIICPAVEDRTAEDSPDGEPSPFADLKAVKSYAQHLQDEVFPDLRLALLHGKMRPREKDAVMAAFAAGDVDVLVSTTVVEVGVDVPNAALIIVENAERFGLSQLHQLRGRVGRGKHQSYCVLITNSHAQDAMTRLKTLASTTDGFKISEEDLKLRGPGDFFGSRQHGLPQLALADLSGDMRLLQQAQQSARQLLQHDPTLSRPENRPVLDRVRQMFADTPDIFN, encoded by the coding sequence TTGGATATCACCCTGAACACCCCGCTCACCGACTTTCCCGGCGTGGGGCCTGCCCGGAGCGCCAAGCTGGAAAAGCTGGGGCTTACCCGGGTTCGGGATCTGATGACTTACTTTCCCCGGGACTATGAGGATCGGCGGAAGATCTGGTCCATCCGCTCCGCTCCCCTGGGGGTAAAGGTGTGCGTCCAGGCCATGGCCGCCGAGCATCCCCGGCTCAGCCGCATCCGCAAGGGTATGGAGCTGGTAAAGGTAAAGGCGGTGGACCACGCGGGAGCCCTGCACATCACCTTTTTTAATCAGTCCTATGTGGAGCGAGCCATCCAGGCCGGAGAGGAGTACGTCTTTTGGGGGGTGGTGGAGGAGCAGGGCAGCCGCCGCACCATGGTCAATCCCATCTTTGAGCGCACCGATCGTCAGGCAGTCACCGGCTGTATTCTTCCGGTCTACCCTCTGACGGCCGGCATTTCCAACCACTTGCTCTGCTCTCTCATCCGCCCGGCGGTGGAGGCCTGCGCCGCCCAGATGCCTGAGTCTCTCCCCCGGTCGGTCCGGCTGGAGCACGAGCTGGCCCAGACGGAATTTTCCTTCCGCAACATCCACTTCCCGGACTCCCCCGAGAGTCTGGACCTGGCCCGGCGGCGGCTCACCTTCGAAGAGCTCTTCTACCTGTCCACCGGTCTGGCCATGCTCAAGCACCGCCGGGGAGATGCGGCAGGCCGGGTGGTGCCCTCCCGCCCACTGGAGGAATTTCTCTCTCTGCTCCCCTTCCCCCCCACCCAGGCCCAGCGCCGGGTGATGGGCGAAGTGGCCGCTGACCTCAGCTCCGGCCGGTCCATGAACCGGCTGGTCCAGGGCGATGTGGGCTCCGGCAAGACGGTGGTGGCCGCCTGGGGAGCCTATCTGGCCGCCAAGGCCGGGATGCAGACCGCCCTCATGGCTCCCACCGAAGTTCTGGCTCAGCAGCATGCCCGCTCCCTCTCCGCCCTGCTGGAACCGGCAGGCGTGCGGGTGGGACTGCTCACCGGCTCCTTCACCCCGGCACAAAAAAAGAAGCTCCGCCAGGCCATCGCCCAGGGAGACGTTGACCTGGTGGTGGGGACCCACGCCCTCATCTCTCAGGACGTGGAATTTCACGATCTTGGCCTCATGGTAGCCGACGAGCAGCACCGCTTCGGTGTGGCCCAGCGCTCCGCCCTGGCCGCCAAGGGCCATGCCCCCCACGTGCTGGTCATGTCCGCCACCCCCATCCCCCGCACCCTGGCCCTCATCATCTACGGGGACCTGGACGTGTCCGTCATCGATCAGCTGCCCCCTGGCCGCACCCCGGTGGAGACCTATGTGGTCCACGAGGACAAGCGGCAGCGGATGTACAACTTTGTCCGCAAGCTGGTGGGCGAGGGGCGGCAGGCCTACATCATCTGTCCCGCTGTGGAGGACCGCACCGCTGAGGACAGCCCCGACGGAGAGCCCTCCCCCTTTGCCGACTTAAAGGCTGTGAAAAGCTACGCCCAACACCTCCAGGACGAGGTATTCCCGGACCTGCGTCTGGCACTGCTCCACGGCAAAATGCGCCCCAGGGAAAAGGACGCCGTCATGGCCGCCTTTGCCGCCGGGGACGTGGACGTGCTGGTATCCACCACGGTGGTGGAGGTTGGCGTGGACGTGCCTAACGCTGCCCTCATCATTGTGGAGAACGCGGAGCGCTTTGGTCTCAGCCAGCTCCACCAGCTCCGGGGACGGGTAGGCCGCGGCAAGCACCAGTCCTACTGTGTGCTCATTACCAATTCCCACGCCCAAGACGCCATGACCCGGCTGAAAACTCTGGCCTCCACCACTGACGGCTTCAAGATCTCCGAGGAGGACCTGAAGCTGCGCGGCCCCGGTGACTTCTTTGGAAGCCGCCAGCACGGCCTGCCCCAGCTGGCCCTGGCCGATCTCAGCGGAGACATGCGCCTTTTGCAGCAGGCCCAGCAGTCTGCCCGGCAGCTGCTCCAACATGACCCCACCCTCTCCCGGCCAGAAAACCGGCCGGTTCTGGACCGGGTGCGGCAAATGTTTGCCGACACCCCGGATATTTTTAATTAA
- a CDS encoding GATA zinc finger domain-containing protein 1: MSYAQYLRQLLRPLGVYDVEGRYLSGELEAEGLALDGVESVLDELQREANLATAEDWGLERIAGLLRRRPPASTTKAMREALAALLRISGDSFTLEAINDTIAGCGVIARVDETDEPGTVEVWFPEIPGIPPAFDEIDKIISDIIPAHLLIRYRFWFITWEQLEQRLPTWQDIEEKHLTWEQLQSYVEPGTQT, encoded by the coding sequence ATGAGCTACGCCCAGTATCTCCGCCAACTGCTGCGCCCCCTGGGCGTCTACGATGTAGAGGGCCGCTATCTCAGCGGCGAGCTGGAGGCGGAAGGTCTTGCCCTGGATGGGGTGGAGAGCGTTCTGGACGAACTGCAGCGAGAGGCCAATCTGGCTACCGCCGAGGACTGGGGTCTGGAACGCATTGCCGGCCTGCTGCGCCGCCGTCCTCCCGCCTCCACCACCAAGGCCATGCGGGAAGCCTTGGCCGCCCTGCTGCGCATCAGCGGAGACAGCTTTACCCTGGAGGCCATCAACGACACCATTGCCGGCTGCGGAGTGATTGCCCGGGTGGATGAGACCGACGAGCCGGGCACCGTGGAGGTCTGGTTTCCCGAAATTCCAGGCATTCCTCCCGCCTTTGACGAGATCGATAAGATCATCTCCGACATTATCCCCGCCCACCTGCTCATCCGCTACCGCTTCTGGTTTATCACCTGGGAGCAGCTGGAGCAGCGGCTGCCCACTTGGCAGGACATCGAAGAGAAGCATCTCACCTGGGAACAGCTTCAATCTTATGTGGAACCGGGAACTCAGACATAA
- a CDS encoding baseplate J/gp47 family protein: protein MKTIDEIFGEMLSCLEEQTGLEPDPGCDLSVRMYAVAAQVYALYIQAQWVTRQAFPQTAESDYLDLHGQLRGLTRKQATQALGSIRFTAQSSDTARTIPQGTVCLTADMVRFETTEDGIIAPGETEVDVPAQALLPGAAGNVSARAITAMAVAPVGVSACTNPLPFTGGSDAEGDEAFRTRILDTYQRLPNGANIAFYEQGALSFDQVAAVSVLPRSRGIGTVDVVVATLSGQPDEELLGQLQEYFQSRREIAVDVKVLAPEALTVNVSIQVKAKEGADQEAVEQAVEEEVCRWFSGERLGRNVLLAQLGSVIYSCENVENYAILSPAADQAVELDQLPTLGTLTVEAMV, encoded by the coding sequence ATGAAAACCATTGATGAAATTTTCGGGGAGATGCTCTCCTGCCTGGAGGAGCAGACCGGTCTGGAGCCCGACCCCGGGTGCGACCTGTCGGTGCGGATGTACGCTGTGGCCGCCCAGGTCTACGCCCTGTACATCCAGGCCCAGTGGGTCACCCGCCAGGCCTTTCCCCAGACGGCGGAGAGCGACTATCTGGATCTCCACGGTCAGCTGCGGGGACTTACCCGCAAGCAGGCCACCCAGGCGCTGGGCTCGATCCGTTTTACTGCCCAGAGCTCTGACACTGCCCGCACTATCCCACAAGGTACCGTGTGTCTGACGGCGGATATGGTGCGCTTTGAGACCACAGAGGACGGGATCATCGCCCCCGGCGAGACAGAAGTTGACGTCCCTGCCCAGGCCTTGCTCCCCGGCGCAGCGGGCAACGTATCTGCCCGTGCTATCACCGCCATGGCAGTAGCTCCGGTGGGGGTGTCCGCCTGCACCAATCCTCTGCCCTTTACCGGAGGCAGCGACGCGGAGGGGGATGAGGCCTTCCGCACCCGAATTCTGGACACCTACCAGCGCCTGCCCAACGGAGCCAACATCGCCTTCTACGAGCAGGGTGCGCTGTCCTTTGACCAAGTGGCGGCGGTGTCCGTTCTGCCCCGCAGCCGAGGCATCGGGACCGTGGACGTTGTGGTGGCCACCCTCAGCGGACAGCCCGATGAGGAGCTGCTGGGACAGCTGCAGGAGTACTTCCAGTCCCGGCGGGAGATCGCTGTGGATGTGAAGGTCCTGGCCCCTGAGGCCCTCACCGTCAATGTCTCTATCCAGGTCAAGGCCAAGGAGGGGGCCGACCAAGAGGCGGTAGAGCAAGCCGTGGAGGAGGAGGTGTGCCGGTGGTTCTCCGGGGAACGGCTGGGCCGCAATGTGCTGCTGGCTCAGCTTGGCAGCGTGATTTACAGCTGTGAGAACGTGGAAAACTACGCCATTCTCTCCCCTGCCGCCGACCAGGCGGTGGAGCTGGATCAGCTGCCCACCCTGGGCACTCTGACGGTGGAGGCGATGGTATGA